The genomic DNA CTAAGGAAAATAAAGATAGAATAGATACTATCAAGTTCTTGACAAAAGCAGTTAATATGCTTGATCTTAGAAAGCCATATAATGAAGAATTCTATAATAATATCAATGAAGCTTTAGATTTCCTTGAAAACAAGTATTATCATGAATTCTGTGGAGATAAAAGTGTAGTTGCCAAATGTGTTGGACATACACATATCGATGTTGCTTGGCTATGGGATCTGGACCAAACCAGATTAAAAGTTCAAAGAAGTTTTTCAACTGTTTTGGAACTGATGAATCATTATGATGATTATAAATTCATGTCAAGTCAACCACAATTATATAAATTCTTAAAAGAAGACAGACCAGATGTATATGAACAAATAAAAGAACGTATAAAAGAAGGACGTTGGGAACCAGAAGGTGCAATGTGGGTTGAAGCTGATTGTAACTTAAGTTCTGGTGAATCACTAGTTCGTCAAATAGTTTATGGAAAACAATTCTTCAGAAACGAATTCGGTGTTGAGAACAAGATTCTCTGGTTACCTGATGTATTTGGATATAGTGCAGCTTTACCGCAGATATTGAAGAAATCTTCTGTAGATTATTTCATGACAACTAAAATAAGTTGGAATGAATATAATAAGCTTCCTTATGATACTTTCATGTGGGAAGGACTTGATGGAAGTGAAGTATTGACTCATTTCATTACAACAGCTAATTTTGATGATCTACCAGAAAGATTCTTTACTACTTATAACGGATATATCGATCCGAAATCCGTAAAAGGTGCTTGGGAAAGATATCAGCAAAAAGATTTAAGTGACGAAGTTCTAATCAGTTATGGATTCGGTGATGGTGGTGGTGGACCAACTAAAGATATGCTAGAGATTTCTAAGCGTCTTGAAAAAGGAATAAAAGGTTGTCCTGCTGTAAAATTAACTTCTGCTACTGATTTCTTTGAGAACCTTGATAAAAATGTATCAGATGATCCAAAATTACCTAGTTGGGTTGGAGAATTATACTTCGAATATCATAGAGGTACATTAACAAGTATGGCTAGAAATAAACGTTATAACAGAAAATCGGAATTCTTATATGAAGAAATTGAATGGTTATCATCTATGGCTAATCTTGTAGAAGGAACACCTTATCCAAAAGATGATATATATAATGGTTGGGAAATCATTTGTCTCAACGAGTTCCATGATATTATACCTGGTTCATCAATCAAGAAAGTATATGAAGATTCAAAAGAACAATATGAAGAAATAATCGCTAAGGGAACAGATATAAAAAATAATTCTGTAGATGCTATAGTTAAAAATATCGGTATAGATGAGAAATCAATTGTAGTATTTAACCCACTATCATTTGACAGATCAGAGGTAATAGATTTTGATTATAAAGAAGAAGTATCTGTATATGATAATGATGAGAAACTTCTAACAACATATAAAGATGGAACTGTATCTTTTTATGCTGAGATACCTGCAAAAGGTTATAAAACATTCGTAATAAGAAAAGAAGAGAACAATAATGATGAGCCTTTAACTGTTGAAGTTAATCATTTAGAAAACAAGTTCTTTGATATAAGATTGGATGACAATGCAAACATAACTTCATTAATAGATAAGAGAGTCAACAGACAAGTATTGAAAGAAGGCCAAAGAGGTAATGTTCTTCAAGCATTCGAAGATAAACCTCATAACTGGGATGCATGGGACATCAATATCTATTATCAAGAAAAAATGTGGGAAATCAATAACGTGGAAAGTGTAAATGTAGTAGAGAAATCTCCATTAAAAGCAACATTGGAAATCAAGAGGAAATTCTTGGATTCAACTATTGTTCAACTTATGACTATCTATAATGAAATTCCAAGAATCGATTTTGATACTACTATTGATTGGAAGGAAAAACATATACTTGTAAAAGCTGCATTCCCAGTGGATATTCATACTGAAAAAGCTACTTATGATATTCAATTCGGTAATGTTGAAAGACCTACTCACTGGAATACTAGTTGGGATACTGCTAAATTTGAAGTATGTGGTCATAAATGGGCTGATTTATCAGAAGATGATTATGGAATAAGTTTACTTAATGATTGTAAATATGGTCATGACATAAAAGATGGCAATATGAGATTGACTCTATTGAAATCTCCTACTTCACCTAATGAAGATGCAGACAGGGAAATCCATAACTTCAAATATTCATTATATCCACATGTGGGTAACTGGAAGAATGGTGGTACTGTTCAACAAGCTTATGAAATCAACGTACCAGTTCATACATGTATAGCTGATGCTAGTGAAGGTTCTATGCCTAATGAATTATCTTTCATGAAGATGGATAAAGAAAATGTCATTGCAGAAGTAGTTAAAATGGGAGAATACGACGAAGAGATCGTTATTCGTGTACATGAATGCTACAACAGAAGAAGCAATGTGAATATTAAATTCTTTAGAGATATCAAGAAAGTTACAGAATGTGATTTAGAAGAAATAAAAGAATATAATAATATAGAAACTTCAAATGGAGAATTCCAATTTGAAATAAAACCATTTGAGATTAAAACATTTAAATTACAACTGAATTAATAAAAATTGAAAAAGCCAGTTAAAATGAGGTACTCCCTGTCAACTTGACAGGGAGTATTTTAGATTTAGGATACTTGTACGAAATCTCTTATTACATATTAATAAGACTGCAAACACATTCATATGAATTCAATAAGACATCAAGCATCAAAAATCCGTCTGTTTCGTTCTCTAAAGTCTTTGGGTGATAATGAATTTTTCTTTTTAAATAAAGAATAGCAGTAAGAAACATTATGAAAACCAACATCATATATTATATCTAGTATATCCATTTTAGAGGTTAAAAGTAATGTTTCCATTTTTTCTAGTCTTAATTGATTTATCCACTGAGCAGGAGTTTTATGATAATATTTTTTCATCTGTCTGGTAAGATGTTCTTGGGATTTCCCAGAAAGCTCAATAAATTTTTTTAATCCTATTACTAGATTATCCTGTTCTTTTATTTCTTCTTTCGCATGATGGAGCCATCTAGGTATGATTTCATTATTTTGATTATTTGATATATTTATATTATATATAAATATATAATCATAAATAATACTTTGAAAATAATATTCTTGTACTTCCACAGGCATTTGTTTTAAATTATTAAGTTTACTGAAAATAGAACTCCATTGGTAATCTAAGGCATAGACACTAGGTATCTCCTGATTATAATTATCCTGCCTTATTTTATTGAAAAATAATTTGCACTTATCATCTAGATCTGAGAAATAGAATGCCAGATTGGTTATTGTGGTTTCTTTATCTTTTTTTGCTGAAAAACAGTGTCTATCTTCAGGATAAATAAATTGTATTGATTGAACAGGTAAATAATATTTCTCATTATTGATATAATGAATGAATGTCCCTTTTTCAACAAAGAATAGCTCATAAAAATCATGGGAGTGAAAATTACTTTTTATATTTGAATGAAATAATGATTTGCCCACATAAAATCTTTCATTATTTTTTAAGAAATCTTTTAATAATAATTGGTTATGCATATAGAACACCTCGAAAAATTTTATTTAATAATATCAATATACCATAATGATTGTCAATATGTAATGAGAAAAAATAATCCATTTAGGTTAAAATAATAGTACCTAAACAATATTATAGCAGTATTTAGGTTATTTAGAAAAATATCAAGTTATGTTCTAAAAATAGAGTTGAATAATTAAATTATCTACAGGAGGAAATTATGAAGGGTAGAATTACAGATCACAAGAATCAAAATCTGGCAAATTTACATGAGGATGTAGCATTTGGAAGAGCTAACGGTCAAATTATCTGGCAACCTAGAATTCAGTGTTGGTTGACAGATAAAAAATTTGAAGGTATAAAATTGCCTGTACCTTATGAAGGCAAAACAAAAGCAGAGATATACAGAGAACTTGGGTGTTCAGCGAGAATATATGAATATAATGATAGTTTTCATATGATTGATGGCCCTAGAATTAAGAGATATGATAATAAATTAAGTGAAATTAAAACTGAACATGTGATTGAAACTCCAGTGGGAAAAGTGTCATCGGTTACAGAAAAAACCTCATCTAGTCCTCATGAAATTATCAAAAAATGGTGGGCAGAAACAAAAGAGGATATTAAGGTTTTTACATATATCGCTGAAAATAGTGATTGGGGTTGGAATGAAAATTATTATCAGAAGACTAAAGAAGAATGGGGAGATCTAGGTGCTCCTACAATATTTATGCCTAGAGTCAATGTACAACATTTATATATTGATATAATGGGAGTTGAAAAAGCCATATATGGATTAATGGACTTTGAAGAAGAAATCAAAAGATATTTCCAAGCATTGGATGAAAATCATACCAGGATGATTAAATGTATTAATAATTCGCCTATCAATATCATAAATTTTGGAGACAATTTACATTGTGGAACATTACCACCATACTATTTTGAAAAATATGTTCAACCTGCTTATCTAAAAAGATGTGATCATCTTCATAAAGGTGGAAAATTTGTTTGTTCTCATTGGGATGGTGATACAAAGGCGTTACTTCAGTTTGCTAGAACATGTGGGTTAGATGGGATAGAAGCGATTACTCCAAAACCCCAAGGAGATGTTACATTAGAAGAAGTTAAAGAAGCTCTAGGTGACGATATCTATTTAATTGATGGCATATCTGCTATATTATTTGATGAGATTTATCCAGAACAAGAATTGATTGAACAAACAGAAAAAATAATCAGTCTGTTCAAAGATAAGTTGATTCTTGGAATTTCAGATGAGATATCATCTACAGGTGATATTGAAAGGATAAGAACTGTTGGTAAAATAGTGGATGACTATAATGCATCTACATATAAATTATAGTTGTTGGTGTAAATGAATGTTATCATAGAGGTACTCTAATTACTTAATTGATGATTCTATAAATTTCAAAAACCTCCTAAGCAAAATATTTATATTCTAAATTTTTGCAAGGAGGTTGTTCTTATTTTAATCTATGGTTTCATTTAAATCTATTTCTTCAGTGCCATATTTTCCATATTCTTCTTTTTTTTCTAAATGGGTAATAATATGTTCAATCAGTTCTGGGTCATCTAATTTCTTATTATTTGAGTTAATGTCTTTGCTTTCTGCTATTTGCTCGACTATATTGGGAATATCATTGTCTGGAATTTCTATATCTATTTTTTTCTCAAATAAAGTGTCAGTATCAGATTTTTTGCTATGTTTTATGATTTCATTTTCTTGTATTTCCTTATTAGGTGGAGTTATATATGCTTTTCTCAACTTTTTCTTTAATTTTTTGATTTCCTGCTCTGCTTGGGAGGTTTTTAATTTCCACATTTTTGCTTGGTTTTGTAATTCTTTAGCCATTTTAGCTAAATTGTCGTATTGTTTAGTGATATTTTGCTGAACTTGTTTTTGTTCCTCAAGTTCTTTTTTCAATGTTGTTATATTATACATTTCATTTGAAGTAAAATTACCTATGATTGATTTGATTTCCAAGTTGGTTTGGCTACTTAGTAATATATTGTCTGTATCAACTTGACTCAATACAGCTAAAATAGGATATTGGTATATATAACCAAAAAATTTGTTGCCTGAAAGATTACCTTTATTGTATCCATAAAAATAGAAATGTCTGGCTTCTGGATTTTGCGCAGAGCATAATTTAGGTTCTATGAATGTAGCTCCGCTATTACATGAGAGTGAGTATTTTAGTTTATTGTTTTCTTTGAAGTTGATCCATAGTATATTATTGTATATGAAGATTACAGGAGATATGGATTCTTTTGTAGAATAAACTTTGACTGGTTCATTCCAAGTATCATCCTTAGAAGTAAAATATATAGTATTGTTTGTGTCTCTTTCTACATATGTAACGCATATCTTATTTTCGCATAGGCATAGACTATAATCCATGAATGGACTTACTGAATTGACTATAGTTTCAAATTCTTCCCATTCTTGAGATGTAATGTTGTATTTATATAGATTCAGTTCATAATTCCCTTTCTCATTAAGTACTTGACACAAGAGATATATGATTTTATTATCAAGTATACATTCATATGGAGATGAAAGAGTAGGTACTGAGAAAAGAGATTGCGGTTCAGTTTTTTCAGTGTCCTTGAATGAGTGGAATATTAAGTCGCTTGTTCGTTCATAAGGATTATAAGCACAATAGAAAATGTAATTTTTTTGATGATATAGATATTTGATATTACTTATTTGATAACTATTCTCATAATCATCCAATAAATTAGTAACTTCAAACTTATTGTTTCTCTCATATAAATGAACTAAACTGTTAGTTGAGTTCTTATAAATTATATGTATATTACTATATTCATCTAAAGATGCTGCATATTCATTATTAGTGCTTTTAGCGATAACAACTGCTCTTTGATTATATTTTATTGGATAACGTCTATAGTATATACTTTCTCCAGTTTTGTCTATAAGCAAGTTCGAAGTATTATTTTTCGATAGTAAGTATGGCATAAACATTTCTCCTTTATAAAGTTGTAATAACTTATTTATTAATATATTATTCTATCCTTCAATAATTAATGCTTGAAATAAAAATAACTTAGGGTTTATTTGATTTTCAGAGATAAAATAATTAGATAGACAAAGATTTTCTGTAAATATATTAAATAAGGTTATAAAATTATGTTTGTATGAGTAGATGCTATTAATTGTAATATGATTATTTTTGTTTGACACTAATAATTTAAATTAATAGTGTCTATAACTTAATATTGTAAAAAGAAAGAAAATTAATTCTTAATTATAAGAGATATAATTTCAATTTAGTTGTAGTATGGCTCATTTATGATATTCTTAATTTGGAGAGATAACGAAACTGTAAAAAAACAGCAATATATTATTTCTCTATGTATTATTTATCTTTCTCGAGTTATTAAGCTCATGGATGATAAATGATTAATAGTTTTTATTTAAAGTAAGGAGGCTTAATATGCATAAGAAATTATTTATTCCAGGACCTGTTGAGGTTAAAGATGATGTGCTTAAGGTTATGTCTACACCTATGATTGGGCACAGAACTAAAGAAGCGTCTAAGCTTCAAAGAGACATTAGTGAAAAACTCATGAAACTATTTTATACTAAGAATCAAATTATACTATCTACTACATCCGGCAGTGGATTAATGGAAGCTGCAGTACGTTCCTGTACTAAAAAAAGAGCTGCTATGTTTGCAGTAGGTGCATTCGGTAAGAGATGGTATGATATGGCTGTTGGTAATAATGTACCAGCTGACTTGTTTGAAGTCGAGTGGGGTACTCATACCACAAAAGAATCTGTAGATGAAGTATTGGCAACAGGCAAATATGATGTTGTTACAGTTACTCATAATGAAACATCAACAGGTGTTATGAATCCTGTTGATGAAATTGGCGAAGTTGTCAAGAAATATCCTGATGTTGTTTTTTGCGTAGATGCTGTTAGTTCAGCTGGTGGTGCTAAAATTGAAGTTGATAAATGTGGAATTGACATATGTATAACTTCCACTCAAAAGGCTCTTGGATTACCTCCAGGACTTGCTGTTTGTTCAATTTCAGAAAAAGCTATCAATGCCGCGAGACAAGTAGAAAACAGAGGATTCTATCTAGACCTAGTTAAACTATATGATACTATTAAGAAAAAAGATCATCAATATCCATCAACACCATCATTGTCACATATGTTTGCACTTGATTATCAACTAGATAAAATTCTAGAAGAAGGTCTTGATAATAGATTTGCAAGACATATTGAGATGGCTAAATATGTTAGAAATTGGGCAAATGAATATTTTGAGTTATTACCTGATGAAAAATATGCGTCAAATACATTAACAAATATTAAGAATACAAGAGGAATCAGTGTAGCAGAATTAAATAAAGCTCTTGGTGAAAGAGGATTCATGATTTCTAATGGATATGGCAAGTTGAAAGAAAAAACATTTAGAATAGCTCATATGGCAGATGCTACATTGCCTGAGGTAAAAGAACTTCTTGAGAATATAGAAGATATACTTAATCTGAATTAAAGAATAAGTAAATAATAATAAATAATTTTTATGTTTAATAGGTTTTAAAAGTAAGATTATTGGAGGTTATATTATGGCAAAAATATTAGTTGCTGATGGTATGGATAAAAATGCTGCAAAAGAGTTAACTAATATGGGGCATGAACTAGTTAAGGAACATTTGGAAGTAGAAGAGTTAAAAGAACAATTAGGTGATTTTGATGCAGTTATTATTAGATCCGCTACTAAAATCAGAAAAGAAATAATTGATGCAGTGTGTGGAAGTAATCTAAAGTTAATCATTAGAGCTGGAGTAGGACTTGACAATATTGATGTATCGTATGCAAGAGAAAAAGGTATTGCAGTTGAAAATACTCCAAAAGCCAGCAGTGCTTCAGTTGCAGAACTTACAATCGCTCATATGTTTTCATTGGCTAGATTTCTATATATATCCAATGTAACAATGAGAGAAGGCATGTGGTACAAAAAAGCTTATAAAGGTACTGAATTAGCTGGTAAGACACTAGGACTCATAGGATTTGGTAGAATTGCTGTGGAAGTGGCAAAAAAAGCTAGTGTTCTAGGTATGAAAGTCATTTATACAGATATTATAGCTAAGGATGGATACGATGAATATAGTTGTGTAAGCAAAGAAGAAGTGTTGAAAACTGCTGATTTCATTTCATTACATATTCCATTTATTAAAGAGATTGGACCAGTTCTTAGTGAAAAAGAATTCAATATGATGAAAGATGGAGTTTTCGTTATAAACTGTGCTAGAGGTGGCGTAGTTGATGAGGCTGCTTTAATTAATGCTCTTAATTCAGGCAAGGTAGCTGGTGCAGCCATTGATGTATATGAAGAAGAACCTACCAAAAATAAAAAATTATTGACCCATGAAAAAGTTTCCTTAACACCTCATATTGGAGCATCAACTAAAGAGGCTCAAGCTAGAATAGGTTTAGAAATAATTGATAAGATAAAAGAATATTTTTAGTATGTACAATGTTTTGATAGGAGGTTAACATATGGCTGTCGTAAGACCTTTTAAGGGAATTAGGCCCAGTAAAGATTTAGTGGAAAAAGTTGCTTCTCTACCTTATGATGTTATGAATAGAGAAGAAGCAAAAAATATGGCTAATGGTAATGAATACTCTTTTTTACATGTTGTAAGAGCAGAAATAGATGTAGAAGATGATATGGATCAATATAATCCTATTGTTTATAAAACAGCAAGGAAGAATCTTGATAAAATGATTGATGATAAGATTTTAGTTACAGAAGATAAGCCTTGCTATTATATTTATAGACAGATAATGTTCGGTAGGGTTCAAACAGGGATTGTCGGATGTACATCTATTGATGATTACATGAATAATGTCATAAAGAAACATGAATTTACTAGACCAGCTAAAGAAGTAGATAGAATTAACAATTTCGATTATTGTAATGCCAATACAGCACCTATATTCTTGACATATAGAAAAAATAATGAACTAAATACAATAATTAATGATTATATTAAGTTTAATAAGCCTATTTACAATTTTACAAGTGAAGATGACATTACACATATTGTATGGGCAATCAATGGAGATTCCATAGTAGATAATATCAACAATATATTCAAAAACATTGATTATTTGTATATAGCTGATGGACATCATCGTTCAGCTTCATCTGTTAAAGTGGGTTTGAAAAGAAGAGAAGAAAATTCAGATTATACAGGTGAAGAGGAGTTTAATTACTTTCTATCTGTTATTTTCCCTGATGAAGATTTATTCATTATGGATTATAACAGAGTAGTAAAAGATTTGAATGGTTATACAGTAGAGGAATTTATTAATAAAATCAGTAATAAATTTATAGTAGAAGAATATTCACAAGGAAGTTACAGACCAGATAAAAAGCATACTTTTGGAATGTACTTAGATGGTAAATGGTATAAGCTTACTGCTAAGGATAGTATAACTAATAAGGAGAATATAGTTGAAAGACTTGATGTAGCTATTCTCCAAGATAATTTATTAGGTCCTATTCTTAATATAGAAGATCCTAGAACTGATAAGAGAATAGATTTTATTGGTGGTATAAGGGGTCTGGAAGAACTAGAGAAACGAGTTGATGAAGGTATGAAAGTTGCTTTTTCAATGTATCCAACAACTATAGACGATTTAATGGAAGTTGCTGATACAGGTGAAGTGATGCCTCCAAAATCAACTTGGTTCGAACCTAAATTAAGAAGTGGATTATTTATCCACAGATTAAGCTAAAACAGTATAAACACAAATATTTTGTAGCAGTGATTAAATTATGATTAATATTGAGCCAGAATTTAGTCACTGCTATTTTAAAATTAAAAAGGAGGAGTATATTTGAAGTTAGAAGGTAAAGTTGCGCTTATTACAGGAGCAGGACGTGGCATCGGTGCTGCCACAGCAATTAAATTTGCACAAGAGGGAGCAAGAGTAGTAATAGCTTCTTTATTTGAAAATGAAGTAGAAGAAACAGTCAATAAGATAAAGGATATGAGTAATGAAGCTATAGGTATTACAGTTGACGTAACTGATAGACAGCAGGTTGAAACCATGATCAGAAAAACATTAGATGCTTATAGGAGATTGGATATTATAGTGAACAATGCTGGCATTACAGCTGATGGTACATTAGTGAAAATGACTGAAGAAAACTTTGATAAGGTTGTAGATGTTAACTTAAAGGGTGTCTATAATTGTGCTCAGGCTGCAGCTAGAGTTATGATTGAACAAGGCAACGGAGTTATATTGAATGCGACATCAGTTGTGGGGCTATATGGCAATTATGGTCAGACCAACTATGCTGCCACTAAATGGGGTGTAATAGGTATGACTAAAACATGGGCAAAAGAATTAGGTAAAAAAGGCATTAGAGTCAATGCTGTAGCTCCTGGATTCATTCTTACGCCTATGACCGAAAAAATGCCTGAGAAAGTTCTGAATATGATGAGGGATAAGGCTCCTATGAAGAGATTAGGTTTGCCAGAAGATGTTGCAAATGCATATTTGTATTTAGCTTCTGATGAAGCAAGCTTCGTAACGGGTTCTGTTCTTGAAGTAACAGGTGGTATTGTATTATAAAAAAAGGAAGATGATAGGAAAATATTTCTGGAGAGGATTGGGTATTTATGAGAGAAGTAGTAATTGTAGGTGCGGCGAGAACACCGATAGGTAAATTTGGAGGTGGTTTAACTAAGCTCTCTGCTGTTGAACTAGGGGTGGTTGCAGCGAAGGCGGCTATAGAAAGATCAGGGGTAAAAGCAGAATTGATTGATGAAGTATTGATAGGTAATGTTCTAACTGCTGGACTTGGTCAAAATACTGCCAGACAAATAGCTATCGGTTCAGGTATTCCAGAAACTACACCTGCAATCACAATCAATAAGGTATGTGGTTCAGGACTTAGAACTGTAAGTATGGCAGCACAATTCATCATGCTTGGAGATGCAGATATAGTACTTGCTGGTGGTGCGGAAAGTATGAGTAATGCGCCTTATCTAATCAACAAAGCAAGATGGGGTCAGAGAATGGGTAATGGCGAACTTGTTGATTCAATGATAAATGATGGACTTACAGATATATTCAACAAATATCATATGGGTATTACTGCTGAAAATATTGCTAATAGATGGAATGTAACAAGAGAAGAACAAGATGAATTTTCTCTTAACAGTCAGTTGAAAGCTGAAAAAGCCCAAAAAGAAGATAGATTTCAAGATGAAATAGTGCCAGTGGTAATTCCACAACGAAAGGGAGAGCCTATAGTTCTAAATAAAGATGAATTTCCAAAACACGGAATGACTATAGAAAAACTTGGAAAATTAAGACCAGCATTTGATAAGGAAGGTACTGTTACAGCAGGAAATGCTTCTGGCATTAATGATGGGGCATCAATGCTAGTTGTAATGGCAAAAGAGAAAGCAGAGGAATTGGGTATTAAGCCTCTAGTTACAATTAAATCTTATGCCTCTGCTGCTCTTGACCCAAGTATCATGGGGTATGCACCAGTACCAGCTACAAAAAAAGCCTTAGAAAAAGCTTCAATGACAGTAGATGATCTTGATTTAATAGAAGCTAATGAGGCATTTGCAGCACAATCCATTGCTGTACTTAGAGATTTAGGATTGGATAAAGAAAAAGTCAATGTAAATGGTGGAGCTATAGCATTAGGTCATCCAATAGGAGCATCTGGAGCACGTATTTTAATTACACTCATTTATGAAATGATTAAAAGAGAGTGTAAGACAGGATTGGCTACTTTGTGTATTGGCGGGGGTCAAGGAACCGCTATGATAGTAGAAAGATAACATAGGTTAAGGTTATGCTGTATATATTATTATAAATGGCATAGCCTTAATTTGCTTTTTGCAGGTTTTATAGTTAAGAATTAAAGATTACATAAGATTTGATTATTTTTAGCGTAAATTATTAATTGATTTCAAGATTATCTTTATTGAATTGGCAAAATCTATTTCCTATTTCTAGAACACAGGGAACACCATTTACTAATGATGTAAGGTCTATATCATCTTTCTTAATGCTTTCCGATAACTCCCATATTGTAGCTGTTCCTATAGGTTTGTCATTTTGGTAAAAAGATATTTTACAATAAGGGGCAGTTTTTTTCTGAGATATGTAGTTATTGAATTTGTTTATTTCAGTTATTGAAAAAATATCTTGTTTTAACAAGTAAAGATTTTCATCAATATAAATATCAGAAGTATTACTGGAGGTATATTTAATTTTAATTTTATCTGCTTCTTGTAAAGATTCTATTGTGTTTAACCATTTTTTGCCGCTGGGTTGTCTTATAACAGCAGTTATTATTAACAATGTTCCAATTATAGTACAAATAATATAAAATTTCTTATTTTTCATTGGTACACCTTCTTTTGGTTGTTTGAGTATACATATTATAAATCAAATAAAATACCTAATAGTAATTATATATTA from Vallitalea longa includes the following:
- a CDS encoding pyridoxal-phosphate-dependent aminotransferase family protein, which codes for MHKKLFIPGPVEVKDDVLKVMSTPMIGHRTKEASKLQRDISEKLMKLFYTKNQIILSTTSGSGLMEAAVRSCTKKRAAMFAVGAFGKRWYDMAVGNNVPADLFEVEWGTHTTKESVDEVLATGKYDVVTVTHNETSTGVMNPVDEIGEVVKKYPDVVFCVDAVSSAGGAKIEVDKCGIDICITSTQKALGLPPGLAVCSISEKAINAARQVENRGFYLDLVKLYDTIKKKDHQYPSTPSLSHMFALDYQLDKILEEGLDNRFARHIEMAKYVRNWANEYFELLPDEKYASNTLTNIKNTRGISVAELNKALGERGFMISNGYGKLKEKTFRIAHMADATLPEVKELLENIEDILNLN
- a CDS encoding uroporphyrinogen decarboxylase family protein, with amino-acid sequence MKGRITDHKNQNLANLHEDVAFGRANGQIIWQPRIQCWLTDKKFEGIKLPVPYEGKTKAEIYRELGCSARIYEYNDSFHMIDGPRIKRYDNKLSEIKTEHVIETPVGKVSSVTEKTSSSPHEIIKKWWAETKEDIKVFTYIAENSDWGWNENYYQKTKEEWGDLGAPTIFMPRVNVQHLYIDIMGVEKAIYGLMDFEEEIKRYFQALDENHTRMIKCINNSPINIINFGDNLHCGTLPPYYFEKYVQPAYLKRCDHLHKGGKFVCSHWDGDTKALLQFARTCGLDGIEAITPKPQGDVTLEEVKEALGDDIYLIDGISAILFDEIYPEQELIEQTEKIISLFKDKLILGISDEISSTGDIERIRTVGKIVDDYNASTYKL
- a CDS encoding alpha-mannosidase; translation: MFFEIERIGKLLEEIKKLRYVKSTTIENILIKEGFFKEVDEVDKSDEPFRKFNKDDRWGGKDKYAWFRSEFVVTEEYADKKLVYQVLTGKEGEWDANNPQFLIFVNGKLVQGLDINHTEIVLTNNSKLGEKIAVDLQAYSGTFDSLSECRNTVSVFDDTVEKLYYDIYVPLEVIKLLPKENKDRIDTIKFLTKAVNMLDLRKPYNEEFYNNINEALDFLENKYYHEFCGDKSVVAKCVGHTHIDVAWLWDLDQTRLKVQRSFSTVLELMNHYDDYKFMSSQPQLYKFLKEDRPDVYEQIKERIKEGRWEPEGAMWVEADCNLSSGESLVRQIVYGKQFFRNEFGVENKILWLPDVFGYSAALPQILKKSSVDYFMTTKISWNEYNKLPYDTFMWEGLDGSEVLTHFITTANFDDLPERFFTTYNGYIDPKSVKGAWERYQQKDLSDEVLISYGFGDGGGGPTKDMLEISKRLEKGIKGCPAVKLTSATDFFENLDKNVSDDPKLPSWVGELYFEYHRGTLTSMARNKRYNRKSEFLYEEIEWLSSMANLVEGTPYPKDDIYNGWEIICLNEFHDIIPGSSIKKVYEDSKEQYEEIIAKGTDIKNNSVDAIVKNIGIDEKSIVVFNPLSFDRSEVIDFDYKEEVSVYDNDEKLLTTYKDGTVSFYAEIPAKGYKTFVIRKEENNNDEPLTVEVNHLENKFFDIRLDDNANITSLIDKRVNRQVLKEGQRGNVLQAFEDKPHNWDAWDINIYYQEKMWEINNVESVNVVEKSPLKATLEIKRKFLDSTIVQLMTIYNEIPRIDFDTTIDWKEKHILVKAAFPVDIHTEKATYDIQFGNVERPTHWNTSWDTAKFEVCGHKWADLSEDDYGISLLNDCKYGHDIKDGNMRLTLLKSPTSPNEDADREIHNFKYSLYPHVGNWKNGGTVQQAYEINVPVHTCIADASEGSMPNELSFMKMDKENVIAEVVKMGEYDEEIVIRVHECYNRRSNVNIKFFRDIKKVTECDLEEIKEYNNIETSNGEFQFEIKPFEIKTFKLQLN
- a CDS encoding AraC family transcriptional regulator: MHNQLLLKDFLKNNERFYVGKSLFHSNIKSNFHSHDFYELFFVEKGTFIHYINNEKYYLPVQSIQFIYPEDRHCFSAKKDKETTITNLAFYFSDLDDKCKLFFNKIRQDNYNQEIPSVYALDYQWSSIFSKLNNLKQMPVEVQEYYFQSIIYDYIFIYNINISNNQNNEIIPRWLHHAKEEIKEQDNLVIGLKKFIELSGKSQEHLTRQMKKYYHKTPAQWINQLRLEKMETLLLTSKMDILDIIYDVGFHNVSYCYSLFKKKNSLSPKDFRERNRRIFDA
- a CDS encoding D-2-hydroxyacid dehydrogenase; translation: MAKILVADGMDKNAAKELTNMGHELVKEHLEVEELKEQLGDFDAVIIRSATKIRKEIIDAVCGSNLKLIIRAGVGLDNIDVSYAREKGIAVENTPKASSASVAELTIAHMFSLARFLYISNVTMREGMWYKKAYKGTELAGKTLGLIGFGRIAVEVAKKASVLGMKVIYTDIIAKDGYDEYSCVSKEEVLKTADFISLHIPFIKEIGPVLSEKEFNMMKDGVFVINCARGGVVDEAALINALNSGKVAGAAIDVYEEEPTKNKKLLTHEKVSLTPHIGASTKEAQARIGLEIIDKIKEYF